In Euphorbia lathyris chromosome 10, ddEupLath1.1, whole genome shotgun sequence, a single genomic region encodes these proteins:
- the LOC136207957 gene encoding uncharacterized protein, producing the protein MGISKICILVAVVVLICSEISAARELGETTAQTDGYGYGYGKGKGHGGYGYGHGYGYGGSYGKKGHNYGYGGSYGKKGHDYGYGGSYGNKGHGYGYDGGHGKYN; encoded by the exons ATGGGTATCTCGAAGATTTGTATTCTTGTTGCTGTTGTTGTTCTTATCTGCTCAGAGATCTCAGCAGCTCGTGAACTTGGTGAGACTACAGCTCAAACAG ATGGATATGGATATGGCTATGGAAAGGGGAAAGGGCATGGAGGATATGGATATGGGCATGGCTATGGCTATGGAGGATCATATGGGAAGAAAGGGCACAACTATGGCTATGGAGGATCTTATGGGAAGAAAGGGCATGACTATGGCTATGGAGGATCATATGGTAACAAAGGACATGGGTATGGATATGATGGTGGCCATGGAAAGTATAATTAG
- the LOC136209663 gene encoding short chain aldehyde dehydrogenase 1-like, whose product MSRRLEGKVALITGGASGIGKSTVKLFIKHGAKVVIADIQDDLGSSLSKQLGSDETISYIHCDVTSDSDVQNAVAFTVSKYNKLDIMFSNAGICGKSTSTIIATENEDFKRVFDVNVYGSFLAAKHAAKVMIPAKKGAILFTASNVSVICMEGMHPYTASKHAVVGLAKNLSVELGKFGIRVNCVSPGPIVTPMLWMFTGLTETAEGKEKVEEALLRGGVLKESVLEGEDVAEAAVYLVSDESKYVNGVNLVVDGGNCLTNPNIDNAFKTLSL is encoded by the exons ATGAGCAGAAG GCTAGAAGGTAAAGTAGCTCTGATCACCGGCGGCGCAAGCGGAATCGGCAAATCCACCGTAAAGCTTTTCATCAAACATGGAGCCAAAGTAGTTATCGCAGATATTCAAGACGATCTCGGCTCCTCTCTTTCCAAACAACTCGGATCAGACGAAACCATCTCCTACATCCACTGCGACGTAACTTCCGATTCCGATGTCCAAAACGCCGTCGCTTTCACCGTCTCCAAATACAACAAACTCGATATCATGTTCAGCAACGCCGGCATCTGCGGAAAAAGCACATCCACAATAATCGCCACAGAAAACGAAGATTTCAAGAGAGTATTCGACGTCAACGTCTACGGCAGTTTTCTAGCAGCCAAACACGCCGCAAAAGTCATGATCCCGGCGAAAAAAGGAGCGATTCTCTTCACCGCTAGTAATGTCTCGGTGATCTGTATGGAAGGGATGCATCCATATACAGCATCGAAGCACGCTGTGGTTGGATTAGCGAAGAATTTGAGTGTGGAATTGGGGAAATTTGGGATCAGAGTGAACTGTGTGTCGCCGGGACCGATTGTGACGCCGATGTTGTGGATGTTTACGGGATTGACGGAGACGGCGGAGGGGAAGGAGAAGGTTGAGGAAGCGTTGTTGAGGGGCGGTGTATTGAAAGAAAGTGTGTTGGAAGGTGAAGATGTTGCAGAGGCGGCTGTATATTTGGTAAGTGATGAATCTAAGTATGTTAATGGAGTTAATCTTGTGGTTGATGGTGGTAATTGCCTTACTAATCCTAATATTGATAATGCTTTTAAAACCTTATCTTTGTGA